A window of Akkermansiaceae bacterium genomic DNA:
TTCACCACCATCGTCTGAAACTGAGAATCCAATGTCGGAACTCGTCTGGGTAAGGTTGCTGGCTGATCCCGTGCTGACAGCCGGTGCTATGATTTCCAGAACATCCGTCACAGTGATGTTGACCGTGGCGGTATCACTCAAGTTACCGGAGTCTGTTACCGTGACGGTCAAGGTGTAGCTATTGATTGACTCATAGTCGAGGCCGGTAGCGGTCGTGATATTGCCACTGCTATCGATGGCAAAGGCGGCACCGGTATTTCCAGCGGTGATAGCGTAATTCAGGACATCACCGGTATCGGGATCTGAGGCTGCTACTGTGGCAACCAAGCTGTCAACCACGGCATCTTCCGCAATACTCGCCGCCGTGCCCTGGGCGGTCGGAGCTTCGTTGACATCGGTCACATCAATGGTAATCGTGGCTGTATCGGTTAGTAAACCAGTATCGGTGACCTCAACCGTCAACACATACTGCTGGACCGCTTCATGGTCCAGGTTCGTGTTGATGGTGATTTCACCCGTATTGGAATCAATGGAGAACTCACCACCTCCGTTGCCAGCGGTGATGGCGTAACTCAGGACATCACCGGCATCGGGATCTGTTGCGGAAACGACACCGACTACGCTGCCCAAGGCACTGTTTTCGACAGTGAAGAAATTGCCGTCGGCAACGCTGGGCGCGCTGTTAGGCGGGATCACACTCAGCACGGTGGTACCGTTGACATCGGTCAACTGGACGTTTGTCCCCTCGACGGCGGGCTGACCGTCCACGGTGATTTTTGCGAGGTGCTCACTGCGCACATCGGCGACCGATTCGTTGGCGAAGCGGATGTCGCCGGTGGTATCGACGGCGAGATCGACCGTTGCACCATTGAGTGGATTGCCTCCACCGCGCAGTTCGAGCACGGCGTCATCTGTCAGCACCACATCGCTGTTGGCAATATATTGGAAACTGACGGCAGCACCCGCACCCAGGGTGAGGGTGGATTGGGTGGCTGCGGTGATGCTGTATCCGATCGTCCCATTGGTAGTGATCAACCCGTTGGTGAGCGTCAACGGCACGCCTTCAGGCACGATGGTGGAGTTCATGAAGGTGAAATCCACACCGTCGATGGTGACACTCAGGGCATTGAGTGCCGTGTCGGGGTTCACCGAGTTGTTAAACGGGGGCTGGGTGCCGGCGATGGTGGCATCGCTGTCCCAGTTGGCTTCATTGAAAAAGTCACCATCGACCACTCCGGTCCACACGAGGTGGCGTGGCGCCGGATTATTCCCGGCGTCGTTGGGGTCGGTGCCAGCCGCCAGCTCGGCGGAGTCGCTGAAGCCGTCGCCATCGCTGTCGGTGCTGTTAGGGTTGGTTCCGGCGGCTTCTTCCTCGGCATTGGTCAGACCGTCACCATCGGAATCAGTGGAGCCGTCTTGTGCCGCCACGCTGCCGAAGTGCAGGACCTCCCACTCGTCGCTGAGTCCGTCGCCATCCGAGTCATCGCCCGCGATATCCTGCACCGCAATGTCGACCGTCGCTTCATCGCTGGAGCCGCTTGAGTCGGTGACCAGAACCGTCAGCTGATAGGTGCTGGTGGTTTCATAGTCTAGAGAACTCGCCACGGTGACTTCACCGGTGGAGGGATCAATTGCGAAGGCTCCGCCGGTGTTGCCAGCGGTGATGGAGAAGGACAAGCTGTCATTCGCGTCTGGATCAGTTGCAGAAACCGTGGTCACCAGAGTATTCAATGGCGCATCTTCCGAAACCGAACCGCTGTTATCGACGGCAACCGGTGCCTCGTTGACGTCGGTGACATCGATGGTCAGCGTTGCGCTGTCGCTCAAGGCAGGGGTGCCGTCATCGGTCACTTCGATCGTGAGCACATACTGCGCTGTGGATTCAAAATCGAGAGCTGCCGTGGTGGTGATCTCCCCGCTGTTGGCATCGATGGCAAACAGGCCTGCGCCGTTGCCGCCGGTGATCGCGAAGCTGTGGTTGTCGCCAGTATCAGGGTCGGCAAAGATCACGCTGCCAACGACTGTGCCGGAGGGCAGGTTTTCCGCCACGTCAACGATGGCCTCTTCAGCCACAGGTGCGTTGTTAGGCGGGATGACACTCAGCACGGTGGTGCCGTTGACATCGGCCAGCTGGACGTTGGTTCCCTCGACGGCGGGCTGACCATCCACGGTGATTTTTGCGAGGTGCTCACTGCGCACATCGGCGACCGATTCGTTGGCGAAGCGGATGGTGCCGGTGGCTTCGACGGCGAGATCGATGAATGAACCATTGAGTGGGTTGCCTCCACCGCGCAGTTCGAGCACGGCGTCATCCGTCAGGACTACATCGCTGTTGGCAATATATTGGAAACTGACGGCGGCACCCGCACCCAGGGTGAGGGTGGATTGGGTGGCTGCGGTGTTGTTGTAACCGATCGTTCCACTGGTGGTGATCTGCCCGTTGGTGAGGGTCAACGGCACGCCGTCCGGCACGATGGTGGAGTTCATGTTGGCGAAATCCACGCCGTCGATGGTGACGCTCAGGGCGTTGAGTGCCGTGTCGGGGTTCACCGAGTTGTTAGACGGGGGCTGGGTGCCGGCGATGGTGTCATCGCTGTCCCAGTTGGCTTCATTGAAAAAGTCACCATCGACCACTCCGGTCCACACGAGGTGGCGTGGCGCCGGATTATTCCCGGCGTCGTTGGGGTCGGTGCCAGCCGCCAGCTCGGCGGAGTCGCTGAAGCCGTCGCCATCGCTGTCGGTGCTGTTAGGATTGGTTCCAGCGGCTTCTTCCTCGGCATTGGTCAGACCGTCACCATCGGAATCAGTGGAGCCGTCTTGTGCCGCCACGCTGCCGAAGTGAAGGACCTCCCATTCGTCGCTGAGTCCGTCGCCATCCGAGTCATCGCCCGCGATGTCCTGCACCGCAATGTCGACCGTCGCTTCATCGCTGTGTCCGCTGGAATCCGTGACCAGAACCGTCAACTGATAGGATGCGGTGGTTTCATAGTCCGGGGAGCTGGCCACGGTGATTTCGCCCGTCCAGGCATCGATCGCAAACGCGCCACTGGCGTTGCCGGCTGTGATGCTATAGGTCAACGAGTCGCCGGGGGTGGCATCGGTCGCCAGCACCGTGCCGACGGGGGTGCCGACGCTGGTATTTTCCGTCACCGCGAAGGATGCATCTGCGAGGGTTGGCTGCATGTAACTTGCGTAGAGCGCCGCCACCTGATCGCCATTGAGGCCGAAATCGTAAACCATCAATTCATCCACCGTGCCGGCGAAATACTGGTTGTTGTTTCTGTTTAGCCCGACGCAAATGCGGTTAAACAGGGCGGGGCTGGCATCGGTCAGAGTCTGGCTGAGCACGCCATTGTAATAGAGGCGGGTGTCGGTGCCGTCGCAGCTAACCAGCAGATGCACCCATTCGCCGACGGGTGACGGGCCAAACGAAGCGGTGCCGTCCGAGCTGCTGAAGCGGTAGCCGCTTGCCAGATCAATCTGGAAACTGCCGCTGACATTGGGATTGTAGTTGGAAAATACCGCAGAGTAAATGTTCTGCGTGTCCGACGCCGATTTCACCCAGACGGAAACGGTGAAGTCCTTCCAGTCGCGCTCGGTCAGTGGCATCTCCACCTTGTCGTCCACGCCGTCGAGCGCCAATCCGCCGCCCACGCGACCGTCGGCAGTCCATGTCGGGCTGCCGTAAAGCGTGCCGTCGCTGCCCTTGCCGCTGCTGTCCGAGGCCACGGTGCCGCTGCCTTCTTCCAGCTGCCATTGGATCGACTCACCAGCATAGAGCGGAGACGGACCGTTGCCGGTGTAGGATGCTAACAGATAATGCAAGTGATGTTGATCCACCGACTGCTCGGCGTCGCCCAGCGTATCTTCGGTGGCGCAGCATGAGCACTGGCTGCTATTAGAAACAGGTCGCTGCACTGCGATGGTTCCATCTTCGGTGTAGCTGTCTTTTTTCAAATTGCCGACACCGATTTGAGCCGAGGTGATGACAGGAAATGCACTGAGGTTGGCAGTCGAAGTGGAACTATTCAAGCTGCCAAAACCGCTAACCCTATCGTATCCGCCGTTGCCCACGCGCATGAGATAGTTCGGCCACTGATACAAGCCGGACTCCATCACGATGTAACCCACGGTTTCGTTGGCGCGTGTTGTGTTAGGGTCCTCACCGACATGTTTGCCGACTTTCAGATCATAGGATGACGCGTGATACCAGAAGCTCGACCAGGCGGCATCGTTCGAGCTCATCACCTGACCGAAAATCACCGGTGTGAAATAATGGTCGTAGCCGGCGTAGGCCAGTGGGCGAGTTTCGCCGGAGAAGTTACCGCTGCCATCGGTGACGGTGCTGGTGAACTTCACCGCCTCCATTTTGATGCCGTGGGTGGCTTCGTTGTAAACTCCTTCCTCAACCACGAAGAAGCGCACCAGGGTGTCGCCTAGCGCATCACTGCTGCCGTCCGCGCGAGCGAGTTTTGCCTCGAAGCTGTTCGTGCCCACATTGCGCAGTCTCACCACCATTGGCGCTGCGTCCGCGAGTGTCACAGGCTGGCCAACAATCACCGGCGAGGTGTAGGATTGTGGCAGGGTGATGGTGGACCAGTTGGAGTTGTTGATCGATTGGTCAAAGGCCACTGGTCTAGGACCGCTGCCCGAGGCAAGCACGGTGACTTGAACGGTGGTGACAAAGGAATTTCCCAAGCCATTGGTCACGGTGTAGGTGAAATCGTCCTGCCCAGTGTAACCCGGAGCCGGCGTGTAGGTGAACATGCCGTCACCGTTGTCGGTCACGCTGCCGTGTGCGGGTTGGGTGAATCCGGCAAGAACCACGGTGCCGTCGTAACTGAAATCATTCGCCGATGGGTTGTGGAAAACCAGTGGGGTGTTCTGCTCTGCCAGTAATTTTTCCGGCACACGCTCAATCGGCAGCCAAGTCGTGTAGGTAGAGAGTTCTGAATCGGCGGCAGCGGAAACCGGAATCTGCCAGGCGGCAAAGAGATCGCTCATATCATACCCAGTGCGGGTGCTGAGCTGGCGCGCCCACTCGTCGATTTTAGCCTGACTGTTAGCTAACTCAGGTGCGGCGGTCATCGCCCACACGGTGTCCTTGATCAACGACGGTCCGAACTCTGCGGCCAGCAGTTCAAAGAGCGTGCTCTTCATATGCGTCACATAGTGATCACCGCCATCGTTCCAAAAATTGCTTCCTTGAGAGGACAGGTAGTTGTTAATACGCGCCGTTGTCAGCGTCTGTTTCCACGAGTAATTCCTGGCGGACTGCTGCAACCATTTACCACCCAGATTCGGGCTGGTCTCGATGAACTTATCAAAAATGATGTTGTCGGTATCGCAGATGTGACCGTATTCATGCAGCACCAAAGCGAAGCCTGAGGTCTTGAGGTCTTGTGCATCGACAATGTTGGATCCTCTGGAATACGATTGCGGATAGGTAGCAAACCCTCCCACCGCAAAATAATCGTGATGCACGATCAACTGGCGACCCGCGTCGTAGTTATAAAACTCACGGATCTTGCCGCAGAAGTAGTTCCACTCGCTGATCACCGCTTCCGGATCATTCAGGTTACGCAGCCACAAATCCGCATCAATCACCAGCGTGGCTTCATCCGAATCAAGCACGCCGAAGGGGGTTCCCCGGTCACGGACGCCGGCCACCCATTCCGCATCGGTGGTTTCACCCAATTTGAAATACGGTGCCTGCACGGCTCCGCTGACGGTGATCGATTGGTCGCCAGTCCAGGTGACGTAGCTGGGCACGATGATTTGAATCAAGCCGCCGTGAGGGCTGGCGACCTGCACCTGGGTGGCATCAACGTCAAAGTTCAGCACCTGATCCGGCATCACCGGATAGCTGTTTGCTCCGTGATCGCTGCGGAGATGGCCGATCCGCACATCCAGATTCTTAGTGCTCAAGAGAGTGGGAAAATTGATCGTGACCAGTTCGCCGGGGGCGGCATAGAACGGAGTGTAGATCGTCTTTTCCGCATGAGCGGAAGGAGGTGAAACGAGGGCAAAAACCGCACCGCTGACCCGTGGCTCTTGCGCGTCCACCGGCAGTGCCGCACGGTGTGGGGTCATTTCGGCGGGATCCAATTTTGCCAACAGGCTGCATTCAATACCTAACAACGCACGTTCAAAGGCATCGGTCACCGGATTTGCCTCCGTCGGGGTGAGTCCATTCACCGTATTCCAAAATACATCACGCAGGCGTGCGTAGGCGATATCGTCGGGATGCAGCCAATCAATCAAATCCTGCGTCACCGCGACGGCGATGTCCTTTTCGTTCTGCGACGCGGAACCCGGATCTGCGAGCACGGCCTCAATTCCTTCGAGATCCAGCTCATCATTGGCTGCGTTGATGTTCTGGGCACCCCATACGTAATCATCCCTAACAAAAGCCATACCTGCCTCGCGCAGCACTTTGTTACTAGGGATCTCCCACTTTGGCTTGTTCCACCACTGGGTGTAACCGGATGCATAATCGCAGATGAACAGACTGCCGCCACCGCTGACAAAATTGTTCGTCGTGGTGACAGTTGCCTGGGTCGCGTTGTTGCCAAGCCAGCCGGGAATGAACACTACCGCGTTTTGCAAATTGCTTGAAAGGTTCGATGCCGTGGCCACCACCACATTGGTATACCCCTTGCTTTGCAGCCAGGTTTGCACACCCGATTCCATGGTCACGATGCTGATTGTTTTGCTCGTGGTGCCCGCCAGCCAAGTGATGCCATTGGTGTAAAATGCCGCCATCGAGGCATCACCGCCGTAGGTGTTCATCTTCAGCCACTGATGATCTGGCATCGCGATGAATTTGCCGGCGCCGAGCGAGCCGGCAGCAATCATCGGACGGGATTCATCGCTGTTAGGGTAATTGGAGACACTGAATGTGGTCGGGCCCCAGACGGACATGTGGCCGGGAGTGCCGGGGTCCACCAGCTGGGTGACATTCGCAAGCAAGGCATTGCGCGCTGCGCTGACGTCCAGTATGGCGTTGACGGAAATAGTCACCGTCGCCGTGTCCGTGCCGCCATTGCCATCGGAAAGGGTGTAAGTGAAAGTGTCGCGCCCGGCGAAACCGGAATTTGGCGTATAGCGGTAGTGGTTGGCACCGACATTGACCAAGGTGCCGTTGCTTGGCGATCCGACACCGGTGATGCTCAGGGCATCGCCGTCCGCATCCGTGTCGTTGAGATGGAGGAAGTCGAGCTCCAGCACTGCGTTTTCTTTCCAAGCGATGGTGTCGTCATGGGCAACAGGAGCCGCTGCCATCGCTGTGGATACCATGCAACCAAGGGCAAGGAGATGATGTGTGTGTTTGATGCGCTTGTGTTTCATTGTCTGGTTAGTATTTGTTAGTGTGTGTTAAAATAATCTGGGAGCCAAGATAGATTGGCGGCAGACTAGCTGAGGTGCCTGAGCCGTCTAGATTTTTGCAAAAGTCGACTGCGTCATTTAGGTGCGCAGTTTTTCCTTGTTGACTCATTATCAGTCATATACACATGACTTCATGATCGTCCCCGAACGCATACCCTTGAGTCGATTGACTGCGAACG
This region includes:
- a CDS encoding cadherin domain-containing protein, with translation MKHKRIKHTHHLLALGCMVSTAMAAAPVAHDDTIAWKENAVLELDFLHLNDTDADGDALSITGVGSPSNGTLVNVGANHYRYTPNSGFAGRDTFTYTLSDGNGGTDTATVTISVNAILDVSAARNALLANVTQLVDPGTPGHMSVWGPTTFSVSNYPNSDESRPMIAAGSLGAGKFIAMPDHQWLKMNTYGGDASMAAFYTNGITWLAGTTSKTISIVTMESGVQTWLQSKGYTNVVVATASNLSSNLQNAVVFIPGWLGNNATQATVTTTNNFVSGGGSLFICDYASGYTQWWNKPKWEIPSNKVLREAGMAFVRDDYVWGAQNINAANDELDLEGIEAVLADPGSASQNEKDIAVAVTQDLIDWLHPDDIAYARLRDVFWNTVNGLTPTEANPVTDAFERALLGIECSLLAKLDPAEMTPHRAALPVDAQEPRVSGAVFALVSPPSAHAEKTIYTPFYAAPGELVTINFPTLLSTKNLDVRIGHLRSDHGANSYPVMPDQVLNFDVDATQVQVASPHGGLIQIIVPSYVTWTGDQSITVSGAVQAPYFKLGETTDAEWVAGVRDRGTPFGVLDSDEATLVIDADLWLRNLNDPEAVISEWNYFCGKIREFYNYDAGRQLIVHHDYFAVGGFATYPQSYSRGSNIVDAQDLKTSGFALVLHEYGHICDTDNIIFDKFIETSPNLGGKWLQQSARNYSWKQTLTTARINNYLSSQGSNFWNDGGDHYVTHMKSTLFELLAAEFGPSLIKDTVWAMTAAPELANSQAKIDEWARQLSTRTGYDMSDLFAAWQIPVSAAADSELSTYTTWLPIERVPEKLLAEQNTPLVFHNPSANDFSYDGTVVLAGFTQPAHGSVTDNGDGMFTYTPAPGYTGQDDFTYTVTNGLGNSFVTTVQVTVLASGSGPRPVAFDQSINNSNWSTITLPQSYTSPVIVGQPVTLADAAPMVVRLRNVGTNSFEAKLARADGSSDALGDTLVRFFVVEEGVYNEATHGIKMEAVKFTSTVTDGSGNFSGETRPLAYAGYDHYFTPVIFGQVMSSNDAAWSSFWYHASSYDLKVGKHVGEDPNTTRANETVGYIVMESGLYQWPNYLMRVGNGGYDRVSGFGSLNSSTSTANLSAFPVITSAQIGVGNLKKDSYTEDGTIAVQRPVSNSSQCSCCATEDTLGDAEQSVDQHHLHYLLASYTGNGPSPLYAGESIQWQLEEGSGTVASDSSGKGSDGTLYGSPTWTADGRVGGGLALDGVDDKVEMPLTERDWKDFTVSVWVKSASDTQNIYSAVFSNYNPNVSGSFQIDLASGYRFSSSDGTASFGPSPVGEWVHLLVSCDGTDTRLYYNGVLSQTLTDASPALFNRICVGLNRNNNQYFAGTVDELMVYDFGLNGDQVAALYASYMQPTLADASFAVTENTSVGTPVGTVLATDATPGDSLTYSITAGNASGAFAIDAWTGEITVASSPDYETTASYQLTVLVTDSSGHSDEATVDIAVQDIAGDDSDGDGLSDEWEVLHFGSVAAQDGSTDSDGDGLTNAEEEAAGTNPNSTDSDGDGFSDSAELAAGTDPNDAGNNPAPRHLVWTGVVDGDFFNEANWDSDDTIAGTQPPSNNSVNPDTALNALSVTIDGVDFANMNSTIVPDGVPLTLTNGQITTSGTIGYNNTAATQSTLTLGAGAAVSFQYIANSDVVLTDDAVLELRGGGNPLNGSFIDLAVEATGTIRFANESVADVRSEHLAKITVDGQPAVEGTNVQLADVNGTTVLSVIPPNNAPVAEEAIVDVAENLPSGTVVGSVIFADPDTGDNHSFAITGGNGAGLFAIDANSGEITTTAALDFESTAQYVLTIEVTDDGTPALSDSATLTIDVTDVNEAPVAVDNSGSVSEDAPLNTLVTTVSATDPDANDSLSFSITAGNTGGAFAIDPSTGEVTVASSLDYETTSTYQLTVLVTDSSGSSDEATVDIAVQDIAGDDSDGDGLSDEWEVLHFGSVAAQDGSTDSDGDGLTNAEEEAAGTNPNSTDSDGDGFSDSAELAAGTDPNDAGNNPAPRHLVWTGVVDGDFFNEANWDSDATIAGTQPPFNNSVNPDTALNALSVTIDGVDFTFMNSTIVPEGVPLTLTNGLITTNGTIGYSITAATQSTLTLGAGAAVSFQYIANSDVVLTDDAVLELRGGGNPLNGATVDLAVDTTGDIRFANESVADVRSEHLAKITVDGQPAVEGTNVQLTDVNGTTVLSVIPPNSAPSVADGNFFTVENSALGSVVGVVSATDPDAGDVLSYAITAGNGGGEFSIDSNTGEITINTNLDHEAVQQYVLTVEVTDTGLLTDTATITIDVTDVNEAPTAQGTAASIAEDAVVDSLVATVAASDPDTGDVLNYAITAGNTGAAFAIDSSGNITTATGLDYESINSYTLTVTVTDSGNLSDTATVNITVTDVLEIIAPAVSTGSASNLTQTSSDIGFSVSDDGGEAAAVTIYYGTSDGGSNAGAWSNSISQGGLTTGNYLTDLSGLTEGTQYYYTVRAVNSAGEVWGSTGSFTTVADTSPKLVRTMVSGVGNSSWSNVDLGRNYNSAVIIATPVYPNSSVPPVVTRIRNVSGSGFEVKIDRVDGQSGAVSCDVSIIAVEEGVYTVASDGVKMEAVKYTSTVTGSRNAWTAESRSYQNSYTSPVVIGQVMSANDPDWSTFWSHGSSRTEVPDSSNLNVGKMVAEDPNDTRAAETVGYIVIESGNGTINGLAYTAGVGSDTVQGTGNTSTGFVYSLNGLSSASAAAVSQSGMDGSDGSWAALYGANPITPTQLTIVCDEDLLKDNERNHTTEQCAYIVFE